In the genome of Methanococcoides burtonii DSM 6242, the window ATCCTCTGTGCAAGACCACCGAGATTATTGATGATACTTGTACCAGTTTTGGTCTGTATCACACCACATGACATGAACATAATGCTCATGATCAAACCGTGTGAGAACTGCTGGAACATTGCACCGGATATTGAAAGGCTCACAAGACCTGCACAACCAAGGGTTACGTATCCCATATGGCTGATACTGGAATATGCGATCATTCTCTTAAGGTCCTTCTGCGCAAGTGCAAGGAATGCACCGTAAATAATACTTATTGCACCAAGGGCTCCCATGATAGTTATCATCAGGCTTGGTGTTGCTGTGAATGGCAACATTGGAAGCATTACTCTGAACAGACCATATCCACCGATCTTGAGCAATATAAAGAGCACACTGCCTGCGGTAGGTGCTTCAGAATATGCATCCGGTAACCAGGAATGGAATGGTACTACAGGTGTCTTCACAATGAAACCGAACAATAGTGCAAGGAATATTAAATCCCTAGCGATCTCGGATTCCAGGAACTGGAACTGGCTTATCAGATAAGTCATGTCCATGTTTGGAACTCCGCTAAGAGACCATGCGTTAAAGTAGAGTCCAAATATACCCAAAAGCATCACGAGAGATGCTACGTGAGTGTAGATGAAGAACTTGATCGCTGCATGTTTCTTGTTAGCTCCTCCCCATATATTGACCATGAAGAACAATGGTACGAGGGTAAGCTCCCAGAATACGTAGAACAGGAAGAAGTCCAGTGATATGAAAACACCGATGACTGCGCCCTGCATTGCAAGTATCAGAGCATAGAACCTGTTAGGTGCTGCTCTGACATCATTCCAAGTGTAGATGATCAACAGTGGAATGACTATTGCATTGAGCAATATAAGTGGCATGGATACACCGTCAACACCAAGATGGTATGTGATACCAAGTGAAGGGATCCAGTTAGCCGCTTCTTCGAACTGCATTGCTGCAGATGTACTATCAAAAGAGAAGTACATGTACATTGTCAGGACCAGGGTAAGAAGAGTACCCACTAATGCGGATAACCTTGCCTGCTCCTTTGTTTTTGTAAAGAATGTTACGGCTGAGAACAAAATCGGGATCAGCACGATCAAAGATAATATTGGTAACATTAGAAGACCTCCGTGATAAGCTTGACCAATATTACCAGTAGTCCGACTCCTGCAACAACGGCTGCTGCATAATCCTGTATAACTCCGGTTTGGAATTTCTTGAGGGAGTCTCCTGCCTCAATAAGGAAGGTACTGGTTCCGTTGACAAGCCAATCCAGCATCTTGTCTGAATAGAAGCTTGCAAGTGCAAGACCTTCATAAATGATCTTTACGGAAAAGATCTCAACAAATATCTGATGCTGATAATATCTGTTATAGAGCAACTTGTAAACAGGATTTTCACTTGATACGATCCTGCTCATGTCAATGACCCTCTTGTTGTAGATCAGATAAGCGATCACAAGACCTGCAACTGCCACAATCAGAGGCATCCAGAGGATAAGAAGTGGTTCGTGCCCATGAGCTCCAAGATGATAGCCACCGAGTTGTGCAAGTGCATTCATATCAAGATGTTCAAAGTTCGATTCAATGAACGTCATGAACTTACCTCTGGAAAGTGCACCGAAGATCACTGCAAATACTGCAAGGATCGCCAGTGGGATCGTCATGGATGATGGAGACTCGTGTCCACCATAGTCACTCCTTGGTTTTCCTGTAAAGGTCATGAAGATCAACCTGAAGATATACAGGGATGTGAGGAATGCTGCGGTTATAGCGAATAGGTATGGCATCCAATTGCCGGTCTCTGTTGCGAACACGTATGCATATTCGATTATCGGGTCTTTACTGAGGAAACCA includes:
- the fpoM gene encoding F(420)H(2) dehydrogenase subunit M, which codes for MLPILSLIVLIPILFSAVTFFTKTKEQARLSALVGTLLTLVLTMYMYFSFDSTSAAMQFEEAANWIPSLGITYHLGVDGVSMPLILLNAIVIPLLIIYTWNDVRAAPNRFYALILAMQGAVIGVFISLDFFLFYVFWELTLVPLFFMVNIWGGANKKHAAIKFFIYTHVASLVMLLGIFGLYFNAWSLSGVPNMDMTYLISQFQFLESEIARDLIFLALLFGFIVKTPVVPFHSWLPDAYSEAPTAGSVLFILLKIGGYGLFRVMLPMLPFTATPSLMITIMGALGAISIIYGAFLALAQKDLKRMIAYSSISHMGYVTLGCAGLVSLSISGAMFQQFSHGLIMSIMFMSCGVIQTKTGTSIINNLGGLAQRMPKLTVIMVLGFMASLGLPGLTGFIAEFLVLTFSFINVPIYVIIALLAIVITAAYHLWALQRAMFGPFNEKLGDIVDISSFQTFSMGIIALLVLYFGLNPSPVLDMMITNSEHIVSLMAVMGV